In one window of Skermanella rosea DNA:
- a CDS encoding ATP-grasp domain-containing protein, whose product MSETTTDHDKIRKWAEQHGGKPAVVKSTHGQGGVGIIRIEFPDAPNSKNDSLEEISWEEFFKQFEDHKLAMVFEQKSNFNKIISRDSAK is encoded by the coding sequence ATGTCGGAAACGACGACCGACCACGACAAGATCCGCAAATGGGCCGAGCAGCACGGCGGCAAGCCGGCGGTGGTGAAATCGACCCACGGCCAGGGCGGCGTCGGGATCATCCGGATCGAGTTCCCCGACGCTCCCAACTCGAAGAACGACAGCCTGGAGGAAATCTCCTGGGAAGAATTCTTCAAGCAGTTCGAGGACCACAAGCTGGCCATGGTGTTCGAGCAGAAGAGCAACTTCAACAAGATCATCAGCCGGGATTCGGCGAAGTAG
- a CDS encoding cytochrome P450 encodes MTASISPDPKASTPLDRTPAGVVPPRLEPAAAPLPWYRQLKAFRTNALTAWSRQAYERDVVPSSFLWRGRVLVNDPDGIRHVLVDNHANYRRTPASIRIIRPLMGDGLFLTEGKLWRHQRQTLAPAFTPRAIPVLARHIADATREAVAGIAARAEEGPVELVSFCQHLALDIAGRSMFSVEMSAHGAGMRRLIAHYAERLGRPYLLDFLLPAAVPNLHDLARRRFQAEWMGLIETIMAERFRGAARSADTPRDLFDLLRAARDPETGAEIPADELRDQVATMIVAGHETTALAIFWSLYLLALAPDIQEGVAREAAGIDLSRDGAALALPGLVLTRAVVQEALRLYPPAFVLVREAIGEDLVGGVPVRPRDLVMVAPWILHRHRKLWRDPDVFDPARFLPDAAPPDRFAYLPFGVGPRVCIGAQFALTEAVLVVAAMATAFRIGLPDHHPPVLPTAVITTQPDRAARFDLVRRTG; translated from the coding sequence ATGACAGCGTCGATCTCACCCGATCCCAAGGCTTCCACCCCCCTCGACCGAACTCCGGCCGGAGTGGTTCCGCCCCGCCTGGAACCGGCGGCTGCGCCGTTGCCCTGGTACAGGCAGCTCAAGGCCTTCCGTACGAATGCGCTGACCGCCTGGTCCCGGCAGGCCTACGAGCGGGACGTGGTTCCCTCGTCCTTCCTCTGGCGGGGCCGGGTTCTCGTGAACGACCCGGACGGCATCCGCCATGTGCTGGTCGATAACCATGCGAATTACCGGCGGACGCCGGCATCGATCCGCATCATCCGGCCGCTGATGGGGGACGGCCTGTTTCTCACCGAGGGCAAGCTCTGGCGCCACCAGCGGCAGACCCTGGCGCCGGCCTTCACGCCGCGCGCGATCCCGGTGCTGGCCCGCCACATCGCCGACGCGACCCGGGAGGCGGTCGCCGGCATCGCGGCCCGCGCCGAGGAGGGCCCTGTCGAACTGGTCTCCTTCTGCCAGCACCTCGCGCTCGATATCGCCGGCCGGTCGATGTTCTCGGTGGAGATGTCGGCCCACGGTGCCGGGATGCGCCGGCTGATCGCGCATTACGCGGAGCGGCTGGGACGGCCCTACCTGCTCGATTTCCTGCTTCCGGCCGCAGTGCCCAATCTGCACGACCTCGCCCGGAGGCGCTTCCAGGCCGAATGGATGGGGCTGATCGAAACCATCATGGCGGAGCGGTTCCGGGGCGCCGCCCGCTCCGCCGACACGCCCCGCGACCTGTTCGATCTCCTGCGCGCCGCCCGCGATCCCGAGACCGGCGCCGAAATCCCGGCCGACGAACTGCGCGACCAGGTCGCCACGATGATCGTCGCCGGCCACGAGACGACGGCACTCGCGATCTTCTGGTCGCTGTACCTGCTGGCGCTGGCGCCGGACATCCAGGAGGGCGTCGCCCGCGAGGCGGCGGGCATCGACCTTTCTCGCGACGGGGCCGCCCTGGCGCTGCCCGGCCTCGTCCTGACCAGGGCCGTCGTCCAGGAAGCGCTCCGCCTCTACCCCCCGGCCTTCGTCCTCGTCCGGGAGGCGATCGGCGAGGATCTCGTGGGCGGCGTGCCGGTGCGCCCCCGGGACCTTGTCATGGTGGCTCCCTGGATCCTCCATCGGCATCGGAAGCTGTGGCGGGATCCGGACGTCTTCGACCCCGCCCGTTTCCTGCCCGACGCCGCTCCGCCCGACCGGTTCGCCTATCTCCCGTTCGGCGTGGGCCCCCGCGTCTGCATCGGCGCCCAGTTCGCCCTGACCGAGGCCGTCCTGGTCGTCGCAGCCATGGCGACGGCCTTCAGGATCGGATTGCCCGACCACCATCCTCCCGTCCTGCCGACCGCCGTCATCACGACCCAGCCGGATCGTGCGGCCCGGTTCGATCTGGTCCGGCGGACCGGTTAG
- a CDS encoding TetR/AcrR family transcriptional regulator, producing MQEPIQDEPAPDGSGKSARARILKAAAELFYRDGIRAVGVDAVIAHSGVAKMSLYRNFSGKDELVAAFLEDFDRVYWDWWDRVTARHPDDPRAQIRALFTALGKRTTSPGYRGCPFINTAVEFPEPDHPGHAVARANKRELRERLRGLASAVGAADPGLLADQLLLVMDGAYTSGQTLGADGVGQAAAAAAEALVDAACGPLTINK from the coding sequence ATGCAGGAACCCATCCAGGACGAGCCGGCCCCGGACGGATCGGGCAAGTCGGCCCGGGCGCGCATCCTTAAGGCGGCGGCCGAACTGTTCTACCGCGACGGCATCCGGGCGGTCGGCGTGGACGCCGTGATCGCCCATTCCGGCGTCGCGAAGATGAGCCTCTACCGCAACTTCTCCGGCAAGGACGAGCTGGTCGCGGCCTTCCTGGAGGATTTCGATCGCGTTTACTGGGACTGGTGGGACCGCGTGACCGCGCGTCATCCGGACGATCCAAGGGCGCAGATCCGCGCGCTGTTCACGGCGCTCGGCAAGCGCACGACGTCGCCGGGATACCGCGGCTGCCCGTTCATCAACACCGCGGTCGAATTCCCCGAGCCGGACCATCCCGGCCACGCCGTGGCCCGGGCGAACAAGCGCGAACTCAGGGAACGTCTGCGCGGCCTGGCGAGCGCCGTCGGCGCCGCCGACCCCGGCCTGCTGGCCGACCAGCTCCTGCTCGTGATGGACGGGGCCTATACCAGCGGCCAGACGCTGGGCGCCGACGGCGTCGGCCAGGCCGCCGCGGCGGCGGCCGAGGCGCTGGTGGACGCCGCCTGCGGCCCCTTAACTATAAATAAATGA
- a CDS encoding MFS transporter: MSLLSSRLARGRIHYGWYVAGITFVTLLVAAGIRSMPSILIVPVEQEFGWSRATISFAVAINLVLYGLMGPFAAALMDRLGIRTTIVTSLLLVASGIALTPLMTAPWQLVLLWGVVVGTGTGMTALVLGATVVNRWFGERRGLVMGLLTASTATGQLLFLPLLAMIVQEVGWRTAVIGVGAVALAVIPAVLLLMRERPRDVGLAPFGRTEMEAPPPPSMGNPFGHALGALAEGVRSRDFWLLFGTFFICGLSTNGLIGTHLIAACIDAGIPELRAAGLLAMMGIFDLVGTTLSGWLSDRYDNRYLLAWYYALRGLSLLWLPFALDLSFLGLSLFAVFYGLDWIATVPPTVRLATNAFGRDKAPMMFGWIFTGHQIGAAVAAFGAGAMRTVMDGYLEAFLLAGLACLLAAGMSLMIGRAPAAPARVVQEAA, encoded by the coding sequence ATGTCCCTCCTGAGTTCCCGGCTGGCACGCGGACGCATCCACTACGGATGGTATGTCGCGGGCATCACCTTCGTAACGCTGCTGGTCGCGGCGGGCATCCGGTCGATGCCGAGCATCCTGATCGTCCCCGTCGAGCAGGAGTTCGGGTGGTCCAGGGCGACCATCTCGTTCGCGGTCGCGATCAACCTGGTCCTTTACGGCCTGATGGGACCGTTCGCGGCGGCCCTGATGGACCGGTTGGGCATCCGGACCACGATCGTCACCTCGCTCCTGCTGGTGGCTTCCGGAATCGCGCTGACCCCGCTGATGACCGCTCCTTGGCAGCTGGTGCTGCTGTGGGGCGTGGTGGTCGGAACGGGGACCGGCATGACGGCGCTGGTGCTCGGCGCCACGGTGGTGAACCGCTGGTTCGGCGAGCGGCGCGGGCTGGTCATGGGCCTGCTGACCGCCAGCACCGCGACCGGGCAACTGCTGTTCCTGCCGCTGCTGGCGATGATCGTGCAGGAAGTCGGCTGGCGCACGGCGGTGATCGGCGTCGGCGCGGTGGCGCTGGCCGTCATCCCGGCGGTCCTGCTGCTGATGCGGGAACGGCCGCGCGACGTCGGGCTGGCGCCCTTCGGCCGGACGGAGATGGAGGCGCCCCCTCCGCCCAGCATGGGCAACCCGTTCGGCCATGCGCTGGGCGCGCTGGCCGAGGGAGTGCGGTCCCGGGATTTCTGGCTGCTGTTCGGCACCTTCTTCATCTGCGGGCTGAGCACGAACGGCCTGATCGGCACCCACCTGATCGCCGCCTGCATCGACGCCGGCATCCCGGAGCTCCGGGCGGCGGGGCTGCTCGCGATGATGGGCATCTTCGACCTGGTCGGGACGACGCTGAGCGGCTGGCTGTCGGACCGCTACGACAACCGCTACCTGCTGGCCTGGTATTATGCGCTGCGCGGCCTGTCGCTGCTGTGGCTGCCCTTCGCCCTGGACCTGTCCTTCCTCGGCCTGTCGCTGTTCGCCGTCTTCTACGGCCTGGACTGGATCGCGACGGTTCCGCCGACGGTCCGCCTCGCCACCAACGCCTTCGGGCGGGACAAGGCGCCGATGATGTTCGGCTGGATCTTCACAGGGCACCAGATCGGTGCCGCGGTCGCCGCCTTCGGAGCCGGCGCCATGCGGACCGTGATGGACGGCTACCTGGAGGCTTTCCTGCTAGCCGGGCTCGCCTGCCTGCTGGCCGCCGGAATGTCGCTGATGATCGGCCGGGCGCCCGCGGCGCCGGCCCGGGTCGTCCAGGAGGCGGCCTGA
- a CDS encoding MaoC family dehydratase, producing MRTLDDLTVGDRFAGGPLAVTEADILEFAGRYDPQPFHLDPVAARETLFGGLAASGWHTAALTMRMIIDGEGELAGGFVGLGVEELAWPQPVRPGDVLRIESEVLGITPSASRPDRGTVRMRTLTYNHKDEVVQRFTAVLLVPRRTGLPGERQVGNG from the coding sequence ATGCGCACGCTGGATGACCTGACGGTGGGTGACCGGTTCGCCGGCGGCCCGCTGGCCGTGACCGAAGCTGACATTCTCGAGTTCGCCGGCCGGTACGACCCGCAGCCTTTCCACCTCGACCCCGTCGCCGCCAGGGAAACCCTGTTCGGCGGCCTGGCGGCGAGCGGCTGGCACACGGCGGCACTCACCATGAGGATGATCATAGACGGCGAGGGGGAACTCGCGGGAGGTTTCGTCGGACTGGGCGTCGAGGAACTGGCGTGGCCGCAGCCGGTCCGTCCGGGCGATGTCCTGCGGATCGAGAGCGAAGTGCTGGGGATCACCCCCTCGGCCTCGCGGCCGGACCGCGGAACGGTACGGATGCGCACCCTGACCTATAACCACAAGGACGAGGTGGTCCAGCGATTCACGGCCGTCCTCCTGGTGCCGCGGCGCACCGGGTTGCCAGGAGAACGTCAGGTTGGTAATGGTTAA
- a CDS encoding SMP-30/gluconolactonase/LRE family protein: protein MDIERIVAEPAKLGEGPIWSVAEQKLYWVDIDGRALHRFDPSSDRDESWPMPEEIGCIATRRDHRMLLALRNGFANFDPRTGDLVRLLDPESDKPDNRFNDGTTDSRGRFWAGTMRMGTPGEHPEGAFYRLDADLGCHRMIDGFWTTNGLAFSPDGRTLYMSDSNAKVRTIWAFDYDPDAGVPSNRRVFVDTRDMAGRPDGGACDADGCYWMAGIGGGELVRFTPAGAIDRTIKVPCRTPTKIAFGGRGLDVIYVTSLQKAGEEPDPLAGCLFAITGTGVTGVEVPPFAG from the coding sequence ATGGACATCGAACGGATCGTCGCGGAACCGGCAAAACTGGGCGAAGGCCCGATCTGGTCGGTCGCCGAGCAGAAGCTCTACTGGGTCGACATCGACGGACGCGCCCTGCACCGCTTCGATCCCTCTTCCGACCGAGACGAGAGCTGGCCGATGCCGGAGGAGATCGGCTGCATCGCGACCCGCCGGGATCACCGCATGCTGCTGGCACTGCGCAACGGGTTCGCCAACTTCGATCCCAGGACCGGGGACCTGGTCCGTCTGCTCGATCCGGAATCCGACAAGCCCGACAACCGCTTCAACGACGGCACGACCGACAGCAGGGGTCGCTTCTGGGCCGGCACCATGCGCATGGGAACCCCGGGCGAGCACCCGGAAGGCGCCTTCTACCGTCTCGATGCGGATCTCGGATGCCATAGGATGATCGACGGATTCTGGACGACGAACGGCCTCGCTTTCAGCCCGGACGGGCGGACACTGTACATGTCGGACAGCAACGCCAAGGTTCGAACCATCTGGGCCTTCGACTATGATCCGGACGCCGGCGTGCCCTCCAACCGCCGCGTCTTCGTCGATACCAGGGACATGGCGGGCCGGCCCGACGGCGGCGCCTGCGATGCCGACGGCTGCTACTGGATGGCCGGGATCGGCGGCGGCGAACTGGTCCGCTTCACGCCCGCGGGCGCGATCGACCGCACCATAAAGGTGCCCTGCCGCACGCCGACCAAGATCGCGTTCGGCGGGCGCGGACTGGACGTCATCTACGTGACGTCGCTCCAAAAGGCCGGTGAGGAGCCCGACCCGCTGGCCGGCTGCCTGTTCGCGATCACCGGAACCGGCGTCACCGGCGTGGAAGTTCCGCCGTTTGCCGGTTGA
- a CDS encoding fatty acid desaturase, giving the protein MPAFLQPFLTWLTARPAPGEEARPNTAMFHVVTAFGTLGAGVVLSFLALHLSGFWLAALPFLLILSASGMGKLQAVVFHHCAHGTVFRKRETNRLVGETISILLLMKHFDVYQHEHMLHHSPNKLLTHEDEFTQFVMNLAGLRPGLPKPVLWRRVIVSFVSPFFHLRFLLARVSSCLLSHSTAHNLIGWAAWGSLFYLVWLTGTWTEVAIAWLLPVTVLLQIGTALRTLCEHRFPEQEVIDARGKTFVCLATAGVFPGSPVPEQSAATPGGLLAWAGWWTSMLTVHLFSRVFVLVGDAPCHDFHHRRPASRRWTDYIHARQKDADTGCQSFPLGYIETWGLIEAIDENLASLSTAGKI; this is encoded by the coding sequence TTGCCGGCTTTCCTGCAGCCCTTCCTGACATGGCTGACCGCCCGTCCCGCGCCGGGCGAGGAGGCGCGGCCCAATACGGCCATGTTCCACGTGGTGACCGCCTTCGGCACCCTCGGTGCCGGCGTGGTGCTCAGCTTCCTGGCGCTGCACCTCTCCGGCTTCTGGCTGGCCGCCCTGCCCTTCCTCCTGATCCTGTCGGCATCCGGCATGGGCAAGCTGCAGGCCGTCGTCTTCCATCACTGCGCCCATGGCACGGTGTTCCGGAAAAGGGAAACGAACCGCCTGGTCGGGGAAACCATCTCGATCCTGCTGCTGATGAAGCATTTCGACGTGTACCAGCATGAGCACATGCTGCATCACAGCCCCAACAAGCTGCTGACCCACGAGGACGAGTTCACCCAGTTCGTCATGAACCTGGCCGGACTGCGGCCCGGCCTGCCGAAGCCGGTGCTGTGGCGCCGGGTGATCGTCAGCTTCGTGTCGCCCTTCTTCCACCTGCGATTCCTGCTGGCGCGGGTCTCGTCCTGCCTGCTCTCCCACTCGACGGCGCACAACCTGATCGGCTGGGCGGCCTGGGGCAGCCTGTTTTATCTGGTCTGGCTCACCGGGACCTGGACCGAGGTGGCGATCGCCTGGCTGCTTCCGGTGACCGTCCTCCTGCAGATCGGCACGGCGCTCCGGACCCTGTGCGAGCACCGCTTCCCGGAACAGGAAGTGATCGATGCCCGCGGCAAGACCTTCGTCTGCCTCGCCACCGCGGGCGTCTTTCCCGGATCACCGGTTCCGGAGCAGTCCGCGGCCACCCCGGGCGGCCTGTTGGCCTGGGCCGGCTGGTGGACGTCCATGCTGACGGTCCACCTGTTCTCCCGCGTGTTCGTGCTGGTCGGCGATGCCCCCTGCCATGACTTCCATCATCGCCGCCCGGCGTCGCGCCGCTGGACGGATTATATCCACGCCCGCCAGAAGGACGCCGATACCGGCTGCCAGAGCTTTCCGCTCGGCTATATCGAGACGTGGGGGCTGATCGAGGCGATCGACGAGAACCTCGCCTCCCTGAGCACCGCCGGAAAGATCTGA
- a CDS encoding sensor histidine kinase, with translation MTERRVEDLERELAFYRRQCNDLGARVLRLQEDQSRAHREARRSRTAARLLRTAFGLVNVDASEEAVGNRMLEIVLDNLVCDRGAILRRDPHRGLFTIVNRLGFGRPRPVENVPLAEPPEFYFTSSREACDGIGAVLTEALGLPFVIWAYDPASGIALLLGNRMEANVSRPFGADDREIVEAALGVFADIMQRRRVEEELRIAKIAAEEANSIKAAFLANLSHELRTPLNAIIGFSEIIRDEFYGSAPQEKYREYASDIHENGQHLLNLIQDILDFSRLQSGKATLREEHVDLNQAAAAALGAVAPLARSRGVTLAVGIRNGMPAILADPTRIRQILINLVGNAVKFTPAGGRVEIRADLTEDGGAVLQVIDTGIGIAPEDIPRAMEPFCQLENTYTRRFGGTGLGLPLCRTLAERHGGSLAIDSEPGRGTTVTVQLPRQRVADGSASVFYRA, from the coding sequence ATGACGGAACGCAGGGTCGAGGATCTGGAACGCGAACTCGCCTTCTACCGTCGGCAATGCAACGATCTGGGTGCCCGCGTCCTGCGCCTGCAGGAAGACCAGAGCCGTGCCCACCGGGAGGCGCGCAGGTCGCGCACGGCGGCCCGGCTGCTGCGGACCGCTTTCGGCCTCGTCAACGTCGACGCCTCGGAGGAGGCGGTCGGCAACCGCATGCTGGAGATCGTGCTGGACAATCTGGTCTGCGACCGGGGCGCCATCCTGCGGCGCGACCCGCACCGGGGATTGTTCACCATCGTCAACCGGCTGGGGTTCGGCCGGCCGCGCCCCGTGGAGAACGTGCCGCTGGCGGAGCCGCCGGAATTCTACTTCACCTCGTCGCGGGAAGCCTGCGACGGGATCGGCGCCGTCCTGACGGAGGCGCTCGGCCTGCCGTTCGTGATCTGGGCCTATGATCCGGCTTCGGGCATAGCGCTGCTGCTCGGCAACCGGATGGAGGCGAATGTCTCGCGCCCCTTCGGCGCCGACGACCGCGAGATCGTCGAGGCGGCGCTCGGCGTCTTCGCCGACATCATGCAGCGCCGGCGGGTCGAGGAGGAACTGCGCATCGCGAAGATCGCGGCCGAGGAGGCCAATTCGATCAAGGCGGCCTTCCTGGCCAACCTCAGTCATGAGCTGCGTACGCCGCTGAACGCGATCATCGGGTTTTCGGAAATCATCCGGGACGAATTCTACGGGTCGGCCCCGCAGGAGAAGTACCGGGAATATGCTTCCGACATCCACGAGAACGGCCAGCACCTCCTGAACCTGATCCAGGACATCCTCGATTTTTCCCGCCTGCAGTCAGGCAAGGCCACCCTGCGGGAGGAGCATGTCGATCTCAACCAGGCCGCGGCAGCCGCCCTCGGCGCCGTCGCGCCCCTGGCGCGGAGCCGCGGTGTCACGCTGGCGGTCGGTATCCGGAACGGAATGCCGGCCATTCTCGCGGATCCGACCCGCATCCGCCAGATCCTGATCAATCTCGTCGGGAACGCGGTCAAGTTCACCCCCGCGGGCGGCCGGGTCGAAATCCGGGCCGACCTGACCGAGGACGGCGGAGCGGTGCTCCAGGTGATCGACACCGGCATCGGCATCGCGCCGGAGGATATCCCCCGCGCCATGGAGCCGTTCTGTCAGCTCGAGAATACCTATACCCGCCGGTTCGGCGGGACCGGGCTCGGATTGCCGCTGTGCAGGACGCTCGCGGAACGCCACGGCGGCTCTCTCGCCATCGACAGCGAACCGGGACGGGGCACCACCGTGACCGTCCAGCTTCCCCGCCAGCGGGTCGCCGACGGGTCGGCGTCGGTCTTCTACCGCGCCTGA
- a CDS encoding FIST signal transduction protein has protein sequence MIGVGRSNNPDPKEAGTEAARRAVALLDPDEAPAWALLFCGGKHDPALVLAGLRGVVGAIAVVGGSAAGGITGAGFGYSGFEVAVGLFPAGLGKPVILVDDGLLDGEGPAGRRLGDRLGGIVDDGRVVLLFYDSVASTVPPRLHPASPLVEGIYQGLGGRRPHLVGAGTLTDMNLSDGYVFDGTRPRKHAAVAVVLPPSVGAETAILHGCVPVSAFMTITAVEGAEVLELDGRPALSVLEGMLGIEIGESHGRALSLMVTLGEKHGDPFAEYDENRYVNRLILRASPERRSITLFEPDFHLGSVVQIMSRDNGLMVQSVRDGVRLMNERFSSRQPILALYIDCAGRASARSGSEIEEAEVLLDEIAIPAPLLGLYSGVEIAPVGEEQSRSLDWTAVLTILHGDRAP, from the coding sequence TTGATCGGCGTCGGCCGCAGCAACAATCCCGACCCGAAGGAAGCCGGCACGGAAGCGGCGCGTCGGGCGGTGGCGTTGCTGGACCCGGACGAAGCGCCGGCCTGGGCGTTGCTCTTCTGCGGGGGCAAGCATGATCCTGCCCTGGTCCTGGCGGGCCTTCGTGGAGTCGTCGGTGCCATCGCGGTGGTCGGCGGTTCGGCCGCGGGCGGCATCACGGGAGCGGGGTTCGGCTACAGTGGGTTCGAGGTCGCCGTGGGCCTGTTCCCGGCGGGCCTCGGCAAGCCGGTCATCCTGGTCGACGACGGGCTGCTCGACGGCGAGGGCCCGGCCGGCCGTCGGCTCGGCGACCGGTTGGGCGGAATCGTCGACGACGGCCGTGTCGTCCTGCTGTTCTACGACAGCGTCGCGTCGACCGTTCCGCCGCGCCTGCACCCGGCCAGCCCGCTGGTCGAAGGCATCTACCAGGGGCTCGGCGGCCGCCGTCCCCATCTGGTCGGCGCCGGCACCCTGACCGACATGAACCTGTCCGACGGCTACGTCTTCGACGGCACCCGCCCGCGTAAGCATGCCGCCGTCGCCGTCGTCCTGCCGCCCTCGGTGGGCGCCGAGACGGCCATCCTCCACGGCTGCGTGCCGGTCAGCGCGTTCATGACGATCACCGCGGTGGAGGGGGCCGAGGTCCTGGAATTGGACGGCCGCCCGGCGCTTTCGGTGCTGGAGGGCATGCTCGGGATCGAGATCGGCGAAAGCCACGGCAGGGCGCTGTCTCTTATGGTTACCCTCGGCGAGAAGCACGGCGATCCGTTTGCCGAGTACGATGAGAATCGCTATGTAAATCGCCTGATCCTGCGGGCATCTCCGGAGCGTCGGTCCATTACTTTGTTCGAACCGGACTTTCACCTGGGGTCTGTCGTTCAGATTATGTCGCGGGACAACGGTTTGATGGTACAAAGTGTTCGTGACGGCGTGCGCCTGATGAACGAACGGTTTTCCAGCCGGCAGCCTATCCTGGCGCTCTACATCGACTGCGCCGGGCGGGCGAGTGCGCGGAGCGGATCCGAGATCGAAGAGGCGGAAGTCCTGTTGGACGAGATTGCCATACCGGCTCCCCTGCTGGGCCTGTATTCGGGAGTCGAGATCGCACCCGTCGGGGAGGAGCAGAGCCGCTCGCTGGACTGGACCGCCGTCCTGACGATCCTGCACGGCGACCGTGCTCCATGA
- a CDS encoding response regulator produces the protein MKLLDDLLQAAGYTTLTATDGEQALDQAMQFMPNVILLDIGLPDMSGVDVARAIRNSDRLHKIPVIAVTAYATPEDEAVIRLAGCDEYVAKPISAPELLKLVRRHANFRLVGQEGGREGS, from the coding sequence TTGAAGTTGCTCGATGACCTGCTCCAGGCGGCCGGCTACACGACCCTGACGGCGACCGACGGCGAGCAGGCGCTCGACCAGGCTATGCAGTTCATGCCGAACGTCATCCTGCTGGATATCGGCCTGCCCGACATGTCCGGCGTCGACGTCGCAAGGGCGATCCGGAACAGCGATCGGCTCCACAAGATCCCCGTGATCGCGGTGACCGCCTATGCGACGCCGGAGGACGAGGCCGTGATCCGTCTCGCCGGGTGCGACGAGTATGTGGCGAAACCGATCTCCGCCCCCGAACTGCTCAAGCTCGTCCGGCGGCACGCCAATTTCCGGCTCGTCGGGCAAGAGGGAGGAAGGGAAGGATCTTGA
- a CDS encoding ribbon-helix-helix domain-containing protein encodes MCRVFAMQDPASYACETRAVRLHGHTTSIRLEAEFWAILEEIAGREGLTLARFLCTLHDEVLQQQGDVPNFASMLRVTCALYLRDPAAHAAAIASRRMRKIDAVVA; translated from the coding sequence ATGTGCAGAGTATTCGCCATGCAGGACCCCGCTTCCTACGCATGCGAGACGCGGGCCGTCCGGCTTCACGGCCATACGACGAGCATCCGGCTGGAGGCCGAGTTCTGGGCAATCCTCGAGGAGATCGCCGGGCGCGAAGGGCTGACGCTGGCCCGGTTCCTCTGCACCCTTCATGACGAGGTGCTCCAGCAGCAGGGCGACGTGCCGAACTTCGCCTCCATGCTGCGGGTCACCTGCGCGCTCTACCTGCGCGACCCGGCCGCCCATGCCGCGGCCATCGCGAGCCGGCGGATGCGGAAAATCGATGCTGTAGTAGCATGA
- a CDS encoding VOC family protein yields the protein MAKVIHAMIRVLDEDRSRDFYGRAFGLEAADRYEFEGFTLVYLRNREADFEVELTINHGRTEPYVHGDGYGHIAVAVDDLDAEHGRFTRLGFTPNPIKEFMRDGALMARFFFVQDPDGYKVEVLQRHGRYR from the coding sequence ATGGCCAAAGTCATCCACGCGATGATCCGCGTGCTGGATGAAGACAGGTCGCGCGACTTCTACGGCCGGGCATTCGGCCTGGAGGCGGCGGACCGTTACGAGTTCGAGGGCTTCACCCTCGTCTACCTGCGCAACCGGGAGGCCGACTTCGAAGTCGAGCTGACCATCAACCACGGCCGGACCGAACCCTATGTCCATGGGGACGGATACGGACACATCGCGGTGGCCGTGGACGACCTGGACGCCGAGCACGGCCGGTTCACCCGGTTGGGCTTTACTCCCAACCCGATCAAGGAATTCATGCGCGACGGCGCCCTGATGGCACGCTTCTTCTTCGTGCAGGACCCCGACGGCTACAAGGTGGAGGTGTTGCAGCGCCACGGCCGATACCGCTGA
- a CDS encoding twin-arginine translocation signal domain-containing protein: MRTIDKRVKVTRRNFLKSGAAAAGVTALASGTVAISPSGAWAMTAKHLKPATMVTLVRMARDLYPHDRLGEAHYARAVEPYDGKAGENADLKQLIEDGVAGLDTAAQAKYARPYADVVEEDDRVAVLKSIEATPFFQKVRGDMVVAIYNQPEVWVKFGYEGSSAEHGGYLERGFDDIDWLKNA; this comes from the coding sequence ATGAGGACCATCGACAAGCGGGTCAAGGTGACCCGGCGCAACTTCCTGAAATCGGGCGCGGCGGCGGCCGGCGTCACGGCCCTGGCGAGCGGGACCGTGGCGATCTCCCCGTCCGGTGCCTGGGCGATGACCGCGAAGCATCTCAAGCCGGCCACCATGGTGACCCTGGTCCGGATGGCGCGCGACCTTTACCCGCACGACCGGCTGGGCGAGGCCCATTATGCCCGGGCCGTCGAGCCTTATGACGGCAAGGCCGGCGAGAACGCCGACCTGAAGCAGCTGATCGAGGACGGCGTGGCCGGCCTCGACACCGCGGCGCAGGCCAAATACGCCCGTCCCTATGCCGACGTCGTCGAGGAGGACGACCGGGTCGCCGTCCTGAAGTCGATCGAGGCCACCCCGTTCTTCCAGAAGGTGCGCGGCGACATGGTCGTGGCGATCTACAACCAGCCGGAGGTATGGGTGAAGTTCGGCTACGAAGGCTCCTCCGCCGAACATGGCGGCTACCTGGAGCGGGGCTTCGACGACATCGATTGGCTGAAGAACGCCTGA